A single window of Fischerella sp. PCC 9605 DNA harbors:
- a CDS encoding PAS domain S-box protein, which yields MVVRDLNNNITFWNRGAEERYGFSQQEALGANIHALLQTQFPQPLAEIERELFRQDCWEGELRQIKRDRSTVIVTSRWALQRDEEGKPIAILAINTDITEYKRTQESLRESEERFHGAFEHAPIGMALVSPDGRWLQVNRSLCEIVGYSEQELLTMKFQAITHPDDLETDLGSRHQMLAGEIRSYQLEKRYFHKCGQIVWILLSVSLVRDARGQPQYFVTQIQDITERKRALEALRESEERWQLALRGNNDGIWDWNVKTNEVFFSARWKEMLGYEDHEISNHLDEWAKRVHPDDLELVTQIIQDHFAKKTPFYISEHRVQCKDGTYKWILDRGQALWDEADNAVRMAGSHTDMTERRQAEEALREQEAILRSFYNSSPMMMGVVELLEDDILHLSDNQATANFFGTTPAAMQNRRASQLGAPQSHIRQWIAYYQESERIGSPVRFEYNHNIGTDIRCLSATVCFIGKASSGRSRYSYVVDDISDRQQAEEERAKLIAILEATSDVVGTASTDERVSYLNRAARKIFGFSEGEDFANFTIADAHPKWAYELVRNEGIPAAMCSGVWVGETAYLSHDGREIPVSQVIIAHKSPDGRVKLLSTVARDITQQKQTEASLREAERRWRFLLENVRLVVVGLDGNGKVDYVNPYFLELSGYTQEEVIGKDWFENFIPRYQKQPLEKSFQELLEQNFHPHYQNPILTKSGEERLIAWNNTLLQNSQGDAIGTMSIGEDITERHAMERMKDEFLSVVSHELRTPLTSIHGALDLLASGLIDAQSDKGKRVIDIAAESADRLVRLVNDILELERLESGKISLVKQPCNVADLLIKATDLMQVMANRAGITLSVSSQDMKLDVDGDRIIQVLTNLLGNAIKFSSPGSTVWLTVKSELVNPNTILFEVQDQGRGIPVDKLESIFERFQQVDASDSRKKGGTGLGLAICRSIVQQHAGQIWAESILGKGSTFYFTLPGWIAEDVCDDNQAHLSD from the coding sequence ATCGTAGTCCGCGATTTGAACAATAACATTACTTTTTGGAATCGTGGTGCTGAGGAAAGATACGGCTTTTCGCAACAAGAGGCTCTAGGAGCTAATATCCATGCACTGCTGCAAACCCAATTTCCCCAGCCCTTAGCAGAGATTGAACGCGAACTGTTTCGTCAAGATTGCTGGGAAGGAGAGCTAAGACAAATTAAACGCGATCGCTCAACGGTGATTGTCACTAGTCGTTGGGCACTGCAACGAGACGAGGAGGGTAAACCAATTGCAATTTTAGCAATTAATACTGACATTACAGAGTATAAGCGTACACAGGAATCGCTCAGGGAAAGCGAGGAACGCTTTCATGGGGCATTTGAACATGCTCCGATTGGAATGGCATTGGTTTCGCCGGATGGTAGATGGCTGCAAGTCAACCGTTCCCTGTGCGAAATTGTCGGCTATTCGGAGCAGGAATTGCTGACCATGAAATTTCAGGCGATCACCCATCCAGATGACTTGGAAACTGACCTTGGCTCCCGACACCAAATGTTAGCTGGCGAAATTCGCTCCTATCAATTGGAGAAACGCTACTTCCACAAGTGCGGACAAATTGTTTGGATTTTGTTAAGTGTCTCGTTAGTACGTGACGCTCGCGGTCAACCACAGTACTTTGTCACGCAGATTCAAGACATCACAGAGCGCAAGCGAGCACTTGAGGCACTACGAGAGAGTGAAGAACGCTGGCAGTTAGCTTTACGCGGTAACAATGATGGTATTTGGGACTGGAACGTCAAAACCAACGAAGTTTTCTTTTCCGCCCGATGGAAGGAAATGCTTGGGTATGAAGACCACGAGATTTCAAATCATTTGGATGAATGGGCAAAAAGGGTTCATCCCGATGACTTAGAATTGGTAACTCAAATAATACAAGATCATTTTGCCAAGAAGACGCCATTTTACATTAGCGAACACCGAGTGCAGTGCAAAGACGGCACCTATAAATGGATTCTCGATCGGGGACAGGCACTCTGGGATGAAGCGGATAACGCTGTGCGGATGGCAGGTTCGCATACCGACATGACAGAGCGAAGGCAAGCAGAGGAAGCACTACGGGAGCAGGAAGCAATCTTGCGGAGCTTTTACAATAGTTCTCCGATGATGATGGGTGTTGTGGAACTGCTGGAGGATGACATCCTGCATCTTTCAGATAATCAAGCCACCGCCAATTTTTTCGGAACTACGCCTGCGGCAATGCAGAATCGACGAGCTAGCCAGTTGGGAGCTCCTCAGTCCCACATCCGCCAGTGGATAGCGTACTACCAGGAAAGCGAACGCATCGGTAGCCCTGTCCGTTTTGAGTACAATCATAATATCGGTACAGATATCAGATGCTTGTCGGCAACTGTCTGTTTTATTGGCAAAGCCTCTAGCGGACGCTCCCGATATTCTTATGTAGTAGACGATATCAGCGATCGCCAGCAAGCAGAAGAGGAACGAGCAAAGCTGATAGCCATCCTGGAAGCTACCTCTGATGTTGTTGGTACTGCCAGTACAGATGAGCGGGTAAGCTATTTAAACAGGGCTGCTCGAAAGATATTTGGATTTAGTGAAGGTGAAGATTTTGCCAACTTCACCATTGCCGATGCTCACCCGAAATGGGCTTACGAACTCGTCCGCAATGAAGGAATTCCAGCAGCAATGTGCAGCGGAGTCTGGGTTGGCGAAACAGCTTATTTGAGCCACGATGGACGAGAAATACCAGTTTCCCAAGTCATTATCGCCCACAAATCACCAGATGGCAGGGTTAAACTGCTTTCTACTGTGGCTCGCGACATTACCCAACAAAAGCAAACCGAAGCCAGCCTGCGCGAAGCAGAACGGAGGTGGCGTTTTCTACTAGAAAATGTTCGTTTAGTCGTTGTAGGACTGGATGGCAATGGTAAGGTTGATTATGTCAATCCTTACTTCTTGGAATTAAGTGGTTATACTCAAGAGGAAGTCATTGGCAAAGATTGGTTTGAAAATTTTATCCCGCGCTACCAGAAACAGCCGCTAGAGAAATCTTTCCAAGAATTATTAGAGCAAAATTTTCATCCCCACTATCAAAACCCTATTCTTACCAAGTCTGGTGAAGAAAGGCTAATTGCCTGGAATAATACTCTGCTCCAAAATTCGCAGGGTGATGCCATTGGTACGATGAGTATCGGCGAGGATATTACCGAGCGTCACGCGATGGAACGGATGAAAGATGAGTTTCTCTCGGTTGTTAGCCACGAACTACGCACCCCTCTAACTTCGATTCACGGTGCTTTGGATTTGCTTGCCAGCGGTTTGATCGATGCTCAATCTGACAAAGGTAAGCGCGTGATTGACATTGCCGCAGAAAGTGCCGATCGCCTAGTGCGGCTTGTTAACGATATCCTTGAGTTGGAACGCTTGGAGTCAGGCAAGATCAGTTTGGTAAAGCAGCCTTGCAATGTGGCTGATTTATTAATAAAAGCCACAGACTTGATGCAGGTAATGGCAAATCGAGCCGGAATTACTTTATCCGTTTCTTCCCAAGATATGAAGTTGGATGTTGATGGCGATCGCATTATCCAAGTGCTGACGAACCTGCTTGGCAATGCCATCAAATTTTCATCCCCAGGTTCTACAGTCTGGTTGACTGTAAAATCGGAGTTAGTTAATCCCAATACTATATTGTTCGAGGTGCAAGACCAAGGGCGCGGTATTCCAGTTGATAAGCTAGAAAGTATCTTTGAGCGTTTTCAGCAGGTTGATGCTTCCGATTCCCGCAAAAAAGGAGGGACGGGTTTAGGCTTAGCCATTTGCCGAAGCATTGTACAGCAGCACGCAGGGCAAATTTGGGCTGAAAGTATCTTGGGTAAAGGTAGCACTTTTTACTTTACGCTACCTGGCTGGATAGCAGAGGACGTGTGCGATGACAACCAAGCGCATCTTAGTGATTGA
- a CDS encoding response regulator — protein MTTKRILVIDDEDGVREIIQFSLEAAAGWEVLTAASGAEGLAIAQTQQPDVIILDVMMPDMDGPETFRQLQANPLTQHIPTIFLTAKAKFSEQQHFIDLGVTGAIAKPFKAVELVEQIREILNWSE, from the coding sequence ATGACAACCAAGCGCATCTTAGTGATTGACGATGAAGATGGTGTCCGCGAGATTATTCAATTTTCTCTAGAGGCGGCGGCTGGTTGGGAAGTGTTGACAGCAGCTTCTGGTGCTGAGGGGTTAGCAATAGCCCAAACCCAACAGCCTGATGTAATTATTCTAGATGTGATGATGCCTGATATGGACGGGCCGGAAACTTTTCGGCAGTTACAGGCTAATCCTCTCACTCAGCACATTCCAACTATTTTCCTGACAGCGAAGGCAAAGTTTAGCGAACAACAGCATTTTATCGACTTGGGTGTAACAGGAGCGATCGCAAAGCCCTTTAAGGCTGTGGAGTTAGTTGAGCAAATTCGAGAGATTTTGAACTGGAGCGAGTAA
- a CDS encoding tetratricopeptide repeat protein, with translation MPEFQHSELLFGRQVLTEKLYQFMSKQPLTVVLGASKTGKSSLVHKGLIPYLKQLQAKSNQQQWHILAIVCPSHKQNVENLAAQIKIWSQNNPQSKLLLVIDQLEELINLSPQKQECEKFIEFLAQIVAKYSDQLRIILILRSDFEFQFRNSVLEPYWNAARFVIPTMMWEKMHFYTEEAASEKMLYFQLCSLIENFIDEVAHMPGTLPLFSFTLTELYLKYLKSFTEARGNNQLITQENNEEMGGVLPSLVERADSEYEALIKQDKSYERIIRYVMLRTVAVSNGKLARRRVLFLELEYPEPQNTQIKEVIRRFCAAGLLVTGRDTEGKPYLELTHDFLLQRWQKLLEWKQEHEESFILQRQLAPAAMEWKRQQKAKYLWNTNPRLDLLKQVLNSNDNWFNQIEVEFVRQSIVQKYKNSALRKSFTVGFSLLAIIALVVKRESPIAQTNTFRESNVSKSVSETHHLCENQPPSLTLPIPCPPVLIPNTTTVTKGQYRTIQPHSTISASSTPLPIVIEDFYTRGSEITERSNQEKVIKNYNQIISKNPRNATAYINRGIAYYRQGKYDQAITNYNQAISISKNVHAYINRGIAYHRQGKYELAIADYNRALGINKNNVDAYINRGITYRRLGYYEQALADYQQALSIDSNNADAYYALGLTYAQLGNKQAAAESYRKAANLYQQKGKKNYHKSALMRIKELQQ, from the coding sequence ATGCCCGAATTTCAACACAGCGAACTGTTATTTGGCAGACAAGTGTTAACTGAAAAACTATACCAGTTTATGAGTAAACAGCCGCTAACTGTTGTGTTGGGGGCTTCTAAAACTGGAAAATCTAGCTTAGTCCATAAAGGTTTGATTCCCTATCTCAAGCAGTTACAGGCAAAATCAAATCAACAGCAGTGGCATATTCTAGCTATTGTGTGTCCCAGTCATAAGCAAAACGTGGAGAACCTTGCTGCCCAGATAAAGATTTGGAGTCAAAACAATCCTCAGTCCAAACTGCTACTAGTTATCGATCAGTTGGAAGAACTGATAAATCTCTCTCCGCAAAAGCAAGAATGTGAAAAGTTTATCGAATTCTTAGCACAAATTGTAGCAAAGTATTCAGACCAATTACGAATTATACTGATATTAAGAAGCGACTTTGAATTTCAATTTAGAAATTCTGTCTTAGAACCATATTGGAATGCGGCTCGATTTGTCATTCCGACAATGATGTGGGAAAAAATGCATTTCTACACTGAGGAAGCAGCATCAGAAAAGATGCTGTATTTCCAGCTTTGCAGTTTGATAGAGAATTTTATTGATGAGGTAGCACACATGCCTGGAACACTACCTCTATTCTCTTTTACATTAACTGAACTCTACCTTAAATATCTCAAAAGTTTCACAGAAGCTAGAGGAAACAATCAGTTAATTACCCAAGAAAACAACGAAGAAATGGGTGGAGTACTACCCAGTCTCGTCGAAAGAGCTGATAGTGAATATGAGGCGTTAATCAAACAGGATAAATCCTACGAGCGAATTATCCGCTATGTCATGCTGCGAACGGTGGCTGTGAGTAATGGTAAGTTGGCTCGCAGACGAGTTTTATTCTTGGAACTGGAGTACCCAGAACCACAAAACACACAAATCAAAGAGGTGATTCGGCGCTTTTGTGCAGCAGGTCTACTAGTTACAGGACGAGATACTGAGGGGAAACCTTATTTAGAACTAACTCATGATTTTTTACTACAAAGATGGCAAAAGTTGCTGGAGTGGAAACAAGAACATGAAGAAAGCTTTATTTTACAAAGGCAGCTAGCACCCGCAGCAATGGAGTGGAAAAGGCAGCAAAAAGCAAAATACCTCTGGAATACCAACCCACGACTTGATTTGCTTAAACAAGTACTCAACTCCAATGACAACTGGTTTAACCAGATAGAAGTGGAGTTCGTACGCCAAAGTATTGTACAAAAATATAAAAACTCTGCTCTGCGTAAGAGCTTTACAGTAGGTTTTAGCTTGTTGGCTATTATTGCTCTCGTTGTTAAAAGAGAGTCGCCGATCGCTCAAACCAATACTTTTAGAGAATCTAATGTTAGTAAAAGCGTTAGCGAAACTCACCATTTATGCGAAAATCAGCCACCTTCGTTAACACTCCCAATCCCTTGTCCTCCTGTATTGATTCCCAATACAACTACAGTTACCAAAGGACAATATCGGACAATTCAACCTCATAGTACTATCTCGGCTTCTTCTACACCCCTACCAATTGTTATTGAAGATTTCTACACTAGAGGCAGCGAAATAACTGAGAGGAGCAATCAAGAAAAAGTTATCAAGAATTACAATCAGATCATTAGTAAAAATCCTCGCAATGCAACGGCTTATATAAATAGAGGCATTGCTTACTACAGACAGGGCAAGTACGACCAAGCTATTACCAATTACAATCAAGCCATTAGCATTAGCAAAAATGTCCATGCCTACATCAATAGAGGAATTGCCTATCACAGACAGGGCAAATATGAACTAGCTATTGCCGATTACAATCGGGCACTTGGTATTAATAAAAATAATGTTGACGCTTACATCAATAGAGGGATTACCTATCGCAGGCTGGGTTACTACGAACAAGCCCTTGCCGATTACCAACAAGCTCTTAGTATAGATAGTAACAATGCAGATGCTTATTATGCCCTAGGCCTTACTTACGCCCAATTAGGAAATAAGCAAGCAGCGGCTGAGAGTTATCGCAAAGCTGCAAATCTTTACCAGCAAAAAGGCAAGAAAAATTACCACAAGAGTGCATTGATGCGAATTAAAGAGCTTCAGCAATAG
- a CDS encoding ArsC/Spx/MgsR family protein, translated as MARVIFYEKPGCKNNTKQKTLLTAAGHEVIAYNLLTEPWTVERLRSFFSDRPVAEWFNRAAPRVQSGEIVPENIDDQTALMLMLKDPLLIRRPLMEVGDRREVGFDAEKIDAWIGLKSKDATLKEITEKLMNQDLQICSHKHGHEHKH; from the coding sequence ATGGCAAGGGTGATTTTCTATGAAAAACCAGGCTGTAAGAACAATACCAAACAAAAAACTCTATTAACAGCCGCAGGTCATGAAGTGATAGCGTATAACCTACTAACAGAACCCTGGACTGTTGAACGTTTGCGCTCATTTTTTAGCGATCGCCCTGTAGCCGAATGGTTTAACCGTGCTGCTCCCCGCGTACAATCAGGTGAGATAGTTCCAGAAAACATAGATGACCAAACAGCCTTGATGCTGATGCTCAAAGATCCCCTATTAATTCGCCGCCCTTTGATGGAAGTAGGCGATCGCCGTGAAGTAGGTTTCGATGCAGAGAAAATTGACGCTTGGATCGGCTTAAAGTCCAAAGATGCGACTCTCAAAGAAATAACTGAAAAGCTGATGAACCAAGATCTACAAATCTGTTCCCATAAGCACGGACACGAACACAAACACTAG
- a CDS encoding cupin produces MKHRDWHVNGDGQYQTCKSVKAWDLLRDNYRLYRFLTELEDILNDVEDQTSRLPQIQMLVRRLLVNSYWVQSQHLEPCPETGISVLLLYDELGFPFTVQTVTFAPGTKSNIHNHGTWGVVAVLKGQEKNTFWHRNASREFPDQIEQTEELTLLPGDIISFTPDAIHCVEAVGDEPTVTFNLYGETDPKQRFEYNILTHIAKNF; encoded by the coding sequence ATGAAACATAGAGATTGGCATGTCAATGGAGATGGCCAGTATCAAACCTGTAAATCTGTAAAAGCATGGGATTTATTAAGAGATAATTATCGCCTTTATCGCTTTTTAACTGAGTTAGAAGATATTCTCAATGATGTGGAAGATCAAACCAGTCGTTTGCCACAAATTCAAATGCTAGTAAGGCGGTTGCTTGTTAATTCTTATTGGGTGCAAAGTCAGCATTTAGAACCTTGTCCAGAAACTGGAATTTCGGTTTTACTCCTTTATGATGAATTAGGTTTTCCATTTACCGTGCAAACAGTAACATTCGCACCAGGCACAAAATCAAATATTCATAATCATGGTACTTGGGGAGTAGTAGCAGTATTAAAAGGACAGGAAAAAAATACTTTTTGGCACCGAAACGCCAGCCGTGAATTTCCAGATCAAATTGAACAAACAGAAGAGTTAACTTTGTTACCTGGGGATATTATTAGCTTTACTCCTGATGCAATTCATTGTGTAGAAGCTGTTGGTGATGAACCAACTGTTACTTTTAATCTTTATGGTGAAACTGATCCAAAACAGCGATTTGAATATAATATATTGACTCATATTGCTAAAAATTTTTAA
- a CDS encoding cytochrome c oxidase subunit 3 yields the protein MAIATTTSPAHHEEHKDLRVWGLLTFLVSESLMFGGFFATYLFFRGSAEVWPPEGTEVELLVPTINTIILVSSSFVIHFGDAAIKKNNVKGMRFWYILTAIMGAIFLAGQVYEYMTLGYGLTTNVFANCFYIMTGFHGLHVFVGLLLILGVLWRSRRPGHYSATKHTGIEMAEIYWHFVDIIWIILFTLLYILTLF from the coding sequence ATGGCGATCGCAACAACGACAAGTCCAGCCCATCACGAGGAACATAAGGATCTACGAGTTTGGGGATTGTTGACGTTTCTTGTGTCAGAGTCCCTAATGTTTGGTGGGTTTTTTGCAACTTATTTGTTCTTCCGAGGAAGTGCCGAAGTTTGGCCGCCAGAAGGAACGGAAGTAGAGTTATTAGTACCGACAATTAACACGATCATTCTGGTTTCCAGTAGTTTCGTCATTCACTTTGGCGATGCGGCGATTAAGAAGAATAATGTCAAGGGAATGCGCTTTTGGTACATCCTCACTGCCATCATGGGCGCAATTTTCCTAGCTGGTCAGGTTTATGAATACATGACCTTGGGATATGGTTTGACTACCAACGTCTTCGCCAACTGTTTTTACATCATGACTGGGTTCCACGGTTTGCACGTTTTCGTGGGACTGCTGTTGATTTTGGGTGTATTGTGGCGATCGCGTCGTCCCGGTCACTATTCTGCGACCAAACACACTGGCATCGAAATGGCAGAAATTTACTGGCACTTCGTGGACATTATTTGGATTATTCTCTTCACACTGCTGTACATTTTGACTTTGTTTTAG
- the ctaD gene encoding cytochrome c oxidase subunit I, with protein sequence MTLEIPQNQPPGSESTSVVVTESTHHHQAWKWYHYFTFNVDHKVIGIQYLVTAFVFYLIGGLMAIAMRAELATPDADLLDPNLYNAFMTNHGTIMIFLWIVPSAIGGFGNFLVPLMVGARDMAFPKLNAIAFWLNPPAGLLVLASFFFGGSQSGWTAYPPLSLVTAPIAQSMWILAIVLVGTSSILGSLNFVITILFMKVPSMKWDQIPLFCWAILATSVLALLSTPVLAAGLVLLLFDLNFGTSFFKPDAGGNVVIYQHLFWFYSHPAVYLMILPIFGIMSEVIPVHARKPIFGYKAIAYSSLAICLVGLFVWVHHMFTSGTPGWMRMFFTISTLIVAVPTGVKIFGWVATLWGGKIRFTSAMLFAVGLLSMFVMGGLSGVTMGTAPFDVHVHDTYYVVAHFHYVLFGGSVFGIYAGIYHWFPKMTGRMMNETLGRIHFILTFIGTNLTFLPMHELGLQGMPRRVAMYDAQFTHLNEICTIGAYILGLSVIPFTINVLWSWVAGKKAGDNPWNALTLEWTTSSPPLVENWEVLPVVTHGPYDYGVNDRGSKIQSIAANS encoded by the coding sequence ATGACATTAGAAATTCCACAGAATCAACCACCTGGAAGTGAGTCCACTAGTGTTGTGGTTACTGAATCCACTCATCATCACCAAGCGTGGAAATGGTATCACTACTTCACGTTTAATGTTGACCACAAGGTCATCGGCATTCAATATTTGGTGACGGCGTTTGTGTTCTATCTCATCGGTGGACTGATGGCGATCGCCATGCGTGCCGAATTAGCAACACCGGATGCAGATTTACTCGACCCAAACCTGTATAACGCTTTCATGACCAACCACGGGACAATCATGATTTTCTTGTGGATCGTCCCGAGTGCGATCGGGGGATTTGGCAACTTCCTAGTGCCATTGATGGTGGGTGCTAGGGATATGGCTTTCCCGAAACTAAATGCGATCGCTTTTTGGTTGAACCCACCCGCAGGTTTATTGGTGTTAGCTAGTTTCTTCTTCGGCGGTTCCCAATCTGGTTGGACAGCTTACCCACCGCTAAGCCTGGTGACTGCCCCCATTGCCCAATCGATGTGGATACTTGCCATTGTCTTGGTAGGAACTTCCTCAATTTTGGGTTCGCTGAACTTTGTCATCACCATCCTGTTTATGAAAGTTCCCAGTATGAAGTGGGATCAAATTCCCCTATTCTGCTGGGCGATTTTGGCAACTTCTGTCTTAGCACTGCTATCTACACCAGTGTTAGCAGCAGGATTGGTACTGTTGTTGTTTGACCTCAACTTTGGTACTTCCTTCTTTAAACCAGATGCAGGCGGTAACGTCGTCATCTACCAACACCTATTCTGGTTCTATTCTCACCCGGCAGTTTATCTGATGATTCTGCCCATCTTCGGCATTATGTCCGAAGTTATTCCCGTTCATGCCCGCAAACCAATCTTTGGATATAAAGCGATCGCCTATTCCAGCCTTGCTATCTGCCTTGTGGGTTTGTTCGTTTGGGTACACCATATGTTTACCAGTGGTACACCTGGCTGGATGCGGATGTTCTTCACCATCTCCACCCTAATCGTTGCCGTTCCCACTGGTGTAAAGATTTTTGGATGGGTTGCTACCCTCTGGGGCGGTAAAATCCGCTTTACCAGCGCCATGCTGTTTGCCGTCGGCTTGTTGTCCATGTTTGTCATGGGTGGCTTAAGCGGTGTCACGATGGGAACAGCCCCTTTTGACGTACATGTCCATGATACTTACTATGTAGTCGCACACTTCCACTACGTCTTATTTGGTGGTTCTGTATTTGGTATCTACGCTGGTATTTATCATTGGTTTCCCAAAATGACCGGACGGATGATGAATGAAACCTTGGGTCGCATTCATTTTATCCTGACCTTTATCGGTACTAATCTCACCTTCCTACCTATGCACGAATTGGGTTTGCAAGGAATGCCCCGTCGAGTGGCAATGTATGACGCGCAATTTACTCATCTCAACGAGATTTGTACCATCGGTGCATATATTTTGGGGTTATCAGTGATTCCCTTTACCATCAACGTGCTTTGGAGTTGGGTTGCTGGTAAGAAAGCGGGTGACAATCCTTGGAATGCTTTGACCTTGGAATGGACAACTAGTTCGCCACCTTTAGTTGAAAACTGGGAAGTGTTGCCTGTTGTCACTCATGGTCCTTATGACTATGGCGTGAACGATCGTGGTAGTAAAATTCAATCGATTGCTGCTAATAGTTAG
- a CDS encoding cytochrome c oxidase subunit II — translation MQQIPVSLLTLVAGVIITLFSLWVGQHHSLLPIQASEQAPLVDGFFNIMVTIATALFVVVEGTILIFLVKFRHRKGDDTDGSPIEGNLPLEVFWTAIPTIIVLGLGIYSVDVFGRMGGLEVGGNSHTPVHVAQMPGSAIAATLSDPSGMESEMAVPANDPDIGIGAGANEKGQRADLVVDVTGMQFAWIFNYPDSGVTAGELHVPVGTDVQLNLSATDVIHSFWVPQFRLKQDAIPGIPTKLRFVATKVGTYPVVCTELCGGYHGSMRSQVVVHTPEEYESWLAENRIAQQPEGLKQAVAVNPAELSKSEFLAPYAQKIGVVNSH, via the coding sequence ATGCAACAAATTCCTGTTTCGCTGTTAACCCTAGTTGCTGGGGTAATTATTACACTCTTCAGCCTTTGGGTTGGTCAACACCATAGTCTACTGCCGATACAGGCATCTGAACAAGCGCCTTTAGTAGACGGGTTTTTCAATATTATGGTGACAATTGCCACTGCTTTGTTTGTAGTGGTAGAAGGAACTATTTTGATTTTTTTGGTGAAGTTTCGTCACCGTAAGGGTGATGATACAGATGGTTCGCCAATTGAGGGCAACTTACCCTTAGAAGTATTTTGGACGGCAATTCCAACCATCATAGTCCTTGGCTTGGGGATTTATAGCGTTGATGTCTTTGGAAGAATGGGGGGGTTAGAAGTGGGCGGTAACAGCCATACCCCAGTTCATGTTGCCCAGATGCCAGGAAGTGCGATCGCAGCTACCCTCAGCGATCCCTCTGGGATGGAATCAGAAATGGCAGTGCCAGCAAATGACCCTGACATTGGTATTGGTGCAGGTGCTAACGAGAAAGGGCAAAGGGCAGACTTGGTTGTAGATGTCACGGGGATGCAGTTTGCTTGGATTTTCAACTATCCCGACAGTGGTGTTACAGCTGGTGAATTACACGTCCCAGTCGGCACTGACGTACAGCTTAATCTTTCTGCTACAGATGTGATCCACTCATTTTGGGTACCACAATTTCGCCTCAAGCAAGATGCAATTCCCGGAATACCCACCAAACTGCGATTTGTCGCAACTAAAGTTGGTACCTACCCCGTAGTTTGTACAGAATTGTGTGGTGGCTACCACGGTTCCATGAGGTCACAAGTAGTAGTCCATACTCCCGAAGAGTATGAAAGCTGGTTGGCAGAAAACCGCATCGCACAGCAGCCAGAAGGACTGAAACAAGCTGTTGCAGTTAACCCTGCTGAGTTATCAAAGTCAGAATTTCTCGCTCCCTACGCCCAAAAAATTGGGGTAGTCAATAGTCATTAG
- the fdxB gene encoding ferredoxin III, nif-specific — MAVLTGLTFGGKTWTPKFAQSIDEHKCIGCGRCFKICGHDVLLLRAMNEEGEFVDDEDDDEIEKKVMTVAHPENCIGCGACSRICPKNCYTHVGLNN, encoded by the coding sequence ATGGCAGTACTCACAGGATTGACATTTGGTGGTAAAACTTGGACACCCAAATTCGCGCAGTCAATAGATGAACATAAATGCATCGGTTGTGGCAGATGCTTTAAAATTTGCGGACATGATGTGCTATTGTTGCGGGCAATGAACGAAGAAGGCGAATTTGTAGACGATGAAGATGATGATGAAATTGAAAAAAAAGTAATGACAGTTGCTCATCCAGAAAATTGTATTGGTTGTGGAGCTTGTTCAAGAATTTGTCCGAAAAACTGCTACACTCATGTTGGATTGAACAACTAA
- a CDS encoding class I SAM-dependent methyltransferase, whose amino-acid sequence MKNKQKYNFFPLVLIFLVIILGYLPYPLDTAIAATISSPIYEQKLIHSPDGIGKYYMGREIAKVMGHTGAAWLERPSREPEEQPSKIVNALNLKPTDVVADIGAGTGYLSFRIAPKVSQVLAVDIQPEMLDIINFFKKEKKITNVEPVLATPTNPNLPPASIDLALMVDAYHEFEYPREVMQEIVKALKPGGRVILAEYRGENPFIMIKALHKMTQRQVKKEMQAVGLIWQETKNLLPQQHLIIFEKP is encoded by the coding sequence ATGAAAAATAAACAAAAATATAATTTTTTCCCTTTAGTACTCATTTTCCTAGTAATTATCTTGGGCTATTTGCCTTACCCTCTTGACACAGCAATTGCAGCTACCATATCTTCCCCTATTTACGAACAAAAGCTAATTCATAGTCCCGACGGTATCGGAAAATATTACATGGGTCGGGAAATAGCTAAAGTCATGGGACACACAGGTGCAGCTTGGCTAGAACGTCCCAGCCGTGAACCAGAAGAACAGCCGAGTAAAATAGTAAACGCCCTCAACCTGAAACCTACTGACGTAGTTGCAGACATTGGTGCAGGTACAGGTTACTTGAGCTTTCGCATCGCTCCCAAAGTATCACAAGTGCTAGCTGTAGATATTCAGCCAGAGATGCTAGATATTATTAACTTTTTTAAGAAAGAGAAAAAAATCACCAATGTTGAGCCTGTATTGGCAACTCCCACCAACCCCAACCTGCCACCTGCAAGTATTGACTTGGCATTAATGGTGGATGCGTATCACGAATTTGAGTATCCACGAGAAGTGATGCAAGAAATTGTAAAAGCATTGAAACCAGGCGGTAGGGTGATTTTAGCAGAATACCGGGGTGAAAATCCTTTTATTATGATTAAAGCTCTACACAAAATGACTCAAAGGCAAGTGAAAAAAGAAATGCAAGCTGTTGGTTTGATATGGCAGGAAACTAAGAATTTGCTACCGCAGCAACATTTAATAATATTTGAGAAACCTTAA